A genomic segment from Bdellovibrio sp. ArHS encodes:
- a CDS encoding SAM-dependent methyltransferase produces MIAYLTTEQFLPELLEELKNVRSVHGSLVLTEGPLQNSVWAQNIWLNPEIISFESITQAAKALKSLGKLWAPYTFDNHRRAQLIQDQLIKLKPRIMDFRGPLPEENLGAWTLIDKNTLLASSKTNSPFPLGEVQFHEDKKNPPSRAYLKLWELFTVYGVIPQPGQKVVDFGSCPGGWTWVLQQIGCDVISIDRAPLEPHIARLPRIHFMKTNAFTVKPEDIGAIDWFFSDIICYPEKLLELVQMWQSSGLCSNFVCTIKFQGKTDFATLKKFQSMENARVQHLYHNKHEVTVWIKTSSP; encoded by the coding sequence ATGATCGCTTACTTAACCACTGAACAATTTCTGCCAGAGCTTCTTGAGGAACTTAAAAACGTTCGTTCCGTTCATGGAAGCCTGGTACTGACTGAGGGGCCCTTGCAGAATTCTGTCTGGGCCCAAAATATTTGGTTAAATCCCGAAATCATTTCCTTTGAATCTATCACCCAAGCTGCCAAGGCTTTAAAAAGCCTGGGGAAGCTGTGGGCACCCTACACCTTCGACAATCATCGTCGCGCGCAACTGATTCAAGATCAGCTTATAAAGCTGAAACCCCGGATCATGGATTTCCGCGGACCTTTGCCCGAAGAAAATCTGGGCGCTTGGACCTTGATAGATAAAAATACGCTTCTGGCTTCCAGCAAAACCAACTCTCCCTTTCCTTTGGGAGAAGTGCAGTTCCACGAAGACAAAAAGAATCCGCCGTCCCGTGCTTACTTGAAACTGTGGGAGCTTTTCACTGTCTACGGTGTGATTCCCCAACCAGGCCAGAAAGTCGTGGACTTTGGCAGTTGCCCCGGCGGGTGGACCTGGGTGCTACAGCAAATTGGTTGTGATGTGATCAGCATCGACCGAGCACCGCTAGAGCCCCATATCGCACGACTCCCCCGCATTCATTTTATGAAAACCAATGCCTTTACGGTCAAGCCCGAGGACATTGGGGCCATTGATTGGTTTTTTTCAGACATTATTTGTTATCCCGAAAAACTGTTAGAGCTTGTGCAGATGTGGCAGAGTTCAGGACTATGCTCGAACTTCGTTTGCACGATAAAATTCCAAGGTAAGACGGACTTTGCAACACTCAAAAAGTTTCAGTCCATGGAAAATGCGCGTGTACAGCACCTTTATCACAACAAGCACGAGGTCACCGTATGGATAAAGACATCTTCACCCTAG
- a CDS encoding PilZ domain-containing protein produces MDKDIFTLVGREEEKLKLWKDLAQAKGELLCKGQEDSICKLRVIFFNTKTNCLECTVESTTKLKSQEEYLGHFFLGGEKYYFQGFAQIHQDKVVVPIADELYHLQRRQNYRVRIPEGYQAFYNIILVNEQPQKIIGQLADLSSQGCRVIYRMDAPLMKLGDKVTGHLVIGKRPPVEIQGLVRHIKVDEGNKVIQTFGIEFTPLATMIENKLFALTMEIHKEVFKRPS; encoded by the coding sequence ATGGATAAAGACATCTTCACCCTAGTCGGACGCGAAGAAGAAAAGCTCAAGCTCTGGAAAGATCTGGCGCAAGCCAAGGGCGAACTTCTGTGTAAGGGTCAAGAAGACTCGATCTGTAAACTGCGTGTGATTTTTTTCAATACGAAAACCAACTGCCTGGAATGCACAGTGGAATCCACCACGAAATTAAAATCCCAAGAGGAATACTTAGGACACTTCTTTCTTGGCGGTGAAAAATATTATTTCCAAGGTTTCGCGCAAATTCATCAGGACAAAGTCGTGGTTCCGATTGCTGACGAACTCTATCATCTTCAACGTCGTCAAAACTATCGCGTGCGCATTCCCGAGGGTTACCAGGCCTTTTACAACATTATTCTAGTCAATGAACAGCCGCAAAAGATCATCGGTCAACTGGCAGACTTGAGCAGCCAGGGATGCCGGGTGATCTACCGCATGGACGCCCCACTGATGAAACTGGGCGATAAAGTAACAGGCCATTTGGTGATCGGGAAAAGACCGCCGGTTGAAATCCAGGGGCTCGTTCGTCACATCAAAGTAGATGAAGGCAATAAAGTCATTCAAACCTTTGGTATCGAGTTCACGCCTTTAGCGACCATGATTGAAAACAAGCTTTTCGCTCTGACCATGGAAATTCACAAAGAGGTTTTCAAAAGACCATCTTAG